One genomic window of Paenibacillus xylanilyticus includes the following:
- a CDS encoding response regulator, giving the protein MRAIVIDDEKPAQLHLERLLLSDGRITPVQCFSTARDGLDFLAKERVDVVFLDIGMPEMNGLEAAEYIQQLDNNIRIIFVTAYADHAVEAFELHALDYVLKPVSSARLGKTIDRIAAWKSAMPEMAATTEVKEPASNAAEDDIQLPGLLTFKHLDIYRSLKPEAAKHKWRTTKSQELFAFLFHHRGEWVSKEILLDKLWADVTLEKGLTHLHTSVYQIRKLLKEWSMTGKLEYNMNRYRLLPGNLVSDVEQFELGAGYAEVTSTNVEELREIMLLYRGDYLEEHDYPWAQSKARELRRKYIQLVMDLAEWNMKQGRGKDAIDQLLDLQEREPYAEEICRLMMKVYASMGDGQAILQVYSSFAKTLLEDLGHQPEPETSRLFQELTTK; this is encoded by the coding sequence GTGAGAGCCATTGTAATCGATGACGAGAAGCCGGCGCAGCTCCACCTGGAGCGCCTGTTATTGTCGGACGGACGGATTACACCCGTGCAATGTTTTTCAACAGCCCGTGATGGACTGGATTTTCTGGCAAAAGAACGTGTCGATGTGGTGTTTCTGGATATTGGCATGCCAGAAATGAACGGACTGGAAGCGGCTGAGTATATACAGCAGCTGGATAACAACATTCGAATTATATTTGTAACAGCGTACGCTGATCATGCAGTCGAAGCATTTGAACTGCATGCACTAGATTATGTTCTGAAGCCGGTAAGCTCGGCAAGATTGGGCAAAACCATTGATCGGATTGCGGCTTGGAAATCTGCTATGCCCGAAATGGCAGCAACCACTGAAGTCAAGGAACCAGCTTCCAATGCTGCCGAGGATGATATCCAGTTACCGGGACTGCTCACCTTCAAACATTTGGATATCTACAGAAGCCTGAAACCGGAGGCAGCCAAGCATAAATGGAGGACGACCAAATCCCAGGAGCTATTCGCATTTCTGTTTCACCATCGCGGAGAATGGGTAAGCAAAGAGATTCTGCTTGATAAATTATGGGCTGATGTCACCTTGGAGAAAGGGCTAACCCATCTGCATACGTCCGTATACCAGATTCGAAAACTGCTCAAAGAATGGAGTATGACAGGCAAATTGGAATACAACATGAATCGTTACCGTTTGCTGCCGGGCAATCTGGTGAGTGACGTGGAGCAGTTTGAACTAGGAGCGGGATATGCAGAAGTCACTTCTACCAATGTGGAAGAGCTGCGGGAGATCATGTTGTTATATCGCGGAGACTATCTTGAAGAGCATGACTACCCATGGGCACAATCAAAGGCACGTGAGCTAAGACGCAAATATATACAATTGGTCATGGACCTGGCTGAATGGAACATGAAGCAAGGAAGAGGCAAGGACGCCATCGATCAGTTACTCGATTTACAGGAAAGAGAGCCTTATGCTGAAGAGATTTGCCGATTAATGATGAAGGTATATGCATCCATGGGTGATGGACAAGCCATACTGCAAGTATATTCATCATTTGCCAAGACACTCTTGGAGGATTTGGGGCATCAGCCGGAACCGGAAACGAGCCGCCTCTTTCAAGAACTAACGACGAAGTAG